Proteins encoded in a region of the Candidatus Neomarinimicrobiota bacterium genome:
- a CDS encoding glycosyltransferase, giving the protein MILLTIAAVTLAYAIFLLWLRLGLAIVSAAGSSPYAPKISIVVAARNEAKNIANLLAALRKQDYPQKDVEIIVVDDGSTDGTYEILSREAASMPQLHPVRLGEVPNGWAPKKWALTTAIERSKGEIILATDADCEPVPGWVGSLVAALSEPAVGFVFGPAPLVSSRKTLWHEALLLDSCAIDALAAGGTGVGLALTCTGRNLAFRRTAFDDIGGYQGIEGFVSGDDDLLLHKFAATGRWGIRFALSGDTVVPSPPPATLGTFIRQRLRFASKGRSYFGMATGPYFKALLTLIYLANLGAVVSSAVFVFSLQLTWLLPIGVKLAAEALLVLPYLQKIGLRVRTFTFIVTGLLHPFYVVIMGAWGNFAKVSWKDRQFGGAVVSREASKRPG; this is encoded by the coding sequence ATGATTCTGTTGACCATTGCCGCTGTTACGCTGGCTTACGCGATTTTTCTGCTCTGGCTGCGGCTGGGGCTGGCTATCGTATCCGCTGCCGGCAGTAGCCCCTATGCTCCCAAGATCAGCATCGTTGTGGCGGCCCGCAACGAAGCAAAAAATATTGCCAACTTGCTGGCGGCGCTGAGAAAACAGGACTATCCCCAAAAGGACGTGGAGATTATCGTCGTTGATGATGGCAGCACCGATGGCACGTATGAGATTCTTAGCCGCGAAGCCGCCAGCATGCCTCAGCTGCACCCTGTCCGCCTCGGCGAAGTGCCGAACGGCTGGGCGCCCAAGAAGTGGGCACTGACAACCGCCATTGAACGTTCGAAGGGCGAGATCATCCTAGCCACTGATGCTGATTGTGAGCCGGTGCCTGGATGGGTAGGCTCGCTGGTTGCGGCTCTGAGCGAGCCAGCGGTGGGGTTCGTATTTGGGCCCGCACCCCTGGTGTCCAGCCGGAAAACTCTGTGGCACGAGGCCCTGTTGCTGGACAGCTGTGCTATCGATGCTCTGGCTGCTGGGGGTACCGGTGTCGGGCTGGCCCTCACCTGTACCGGTCGCAATCTCGCCTTTCGACGCACCGCGTTCGACGATATCGGTGGCTACCAGGGCATCGAAGGGTTTGTGTCCGGCGACGACGACTTGCTGCTGCACAAGTTCGCCGCTACGGGGCGCTGGGGGATTCGGTTCGCGCTCTCCGGCGACACGGTTGTGCCCAGTCCGCCCCCGGCAACTCTGGGGACGTTTATCCGGCAGCGGCTTCGTTTTGCGTCCAAGGGCCGCTCCTATTTTGGCATGGCTACAGGGCCCTACTTCAAGGCCCTGCTGACACTGATTTATCTTGCAAATCTGGGTGCCGTCGTCAGCTCCGCGGTCTTTGTATTTTCCTTGCAACTGACATGGCTTTTGCCCATCGGTGTAAAGTTGGCGGCAGAAGCCCTCCTGGTACTCCCGTACCTTCAGAAAATCGGGTTGCGGGTGCGGACGTTCACGTTTATCGTTACGGGCCTTCTGCATCCCTTCTACGTTGTGATCATGGGCGCATGGGGCAATTTCGCGAAGGTTAGCTGGAAAGACCGACAGTTCGGGGGAGCCGTCGTGTCGCGGGAGGCCAGCAAGAGGCCGGGCTAG
- a CDS encoding type II toxin-antitoxin system HicB family antitoxin: MKYVVVIEKSDKNYGAYVPDLPGCVAVGETREEVLRLIHEAIELHLQSMRESGELVPPPATTAESVEF, from the coding sequence GTGAAGTACGTGGTGGTAATTGAGAAATCAGATAAGAACTATGGTGCTTATGTTCCCGACCTGCCGGGTTGTGTGGCAGTGGGCGAGACCAGGGAAGAAGTGCTCAGGCTGATCCACGAAGCCATCGAACTTCACCTACAGAGTATGCGGGAAAGCGGCGAACTTGTCCCTCCACCCGCCACCACGGCAGAGTCGGTTGAGTTCTGA
- a CDS encoding acyl-CoA carboxylase subunit beta: protein MSTIGTAAKHWPKEPFERSRQGFQKLRDAYLDEMERLRQGGGDRAIERQHGKGRLTARERIERLSDPDSPLLEFGLYAAHGMYEEYGSPAAAGIITCVIKVAERDCVVVANDATVKAGAYFEVTLKKNLRAQQIALENHLPIIYLVDSAGVFLPLQEQVFPDEAHFGRVFYNNARLSALGIPQIAAVMGPCVAGGAYLPVMCDKFIMVEGASMFLAGPALVKAAIGQEIDEEALGGATTHNARSGTADYHEPDDEAALRRIRSLLGTINLASERAFRRDDTEKPRFPADDIDGLIYPTETSQYDMREILARLLDESEFEEYKAEYGKTLVCGTARLGGYPVGIVASQKLAQRTVQGEMQLGGVIYSESADKAARFIMNCNQDRIPLLFFQDVNGFMVGRDAEWGGIAKDGAKLVNAVANSVVPKITVVVGGSYGAGNYALSGRAYNPRFMFAWPTARIAVMGGAQAANTLADIRLAKVKDATAEDRASIVAEVKARYKEQSDPRYAAARLWVDEIIMPADTRDVLIRCLELCDHQTQLPAPNFGLLQV from the coding sequence ATGAGCACTATCGGTACCGCGGCTAAACACTGGCCAAAGGAGCCGTTCGAACGGAGCCGCCAGGGCTTCCAGAAGCTGCGCGATGCGTACCTGGATGAGATGGAGCGACTGCGCCAGGGGGGCGGGGATCGCGCCATCGAACGGCAACACGGGAAGGGCCGCCTCACTGCCCGGGAGCGCATCGAGCGGCTGAGCGACCCCGACTCCCCTCTGCTGGAATTCGGCCTGTATGCTGCCCACGGCATGTACGAGGAGTATGGCTCGCCGGCGGCGGCGGGCATCATCACTTGCGTCATCAAGGTGGCCGAGCGCGACTGCGTGGTCGTGGCCAACGATGCCACGGTCAAAGCCGGTGCCTACTTCGAGGTAACCCTCAAGAAAAACCTGCGCGCCCAGCAGATCGCACTGGAAAATCACCTGCCAATTATTTACCTGGTGGATTCAGCCGGGGTCTTCCTGCCGCTACAGGAGCAGGTGTTCCCAGATGAGGCTCATTTCGGGCGCGTGTTTTACAACAACGCTCGTCTGTCGGCGCTAGGCATTCCGCAGATCGCTGCCGTGATGGGGCCCTGCGTCGCTGGGGGCGCCTACCTGCCGGTGATGTGCGACAAGTTCATCATGGTGGAAGGGGCCTCGATGTTCCTGGCAGGCCCCGCACTGGTGAAAGCTGCCATTGGTCAGGAGATCGACGAAGAGGCATTGGGAGGCGCCACCACGCACAACGCCCGGTCCGGCACCGCCGACTACCATGAACCCGATGACGAGGCAGCCCTACGGCGCATCCGCAGCCTGCTGGGGACCATCAACTTGGCCAGTGAGCGGGCCTTTCGGCGCGACGATACAGAGAAGCCCCGATTTCCCGCTGATGATATCGACGGACTCATCTACCCCACCGAGACCAGCCAGTACGACATGCGCGAAATCCTGGCCCGCCTCCTCGATGAGAGCGAATTTGAGGAGTATAAGGCAGAGTACGGTAAGACGCTAGTCTGTGGTACCGCTCGCCTGGGTGGTTACCCGGTTGGGATTGTGGCCAGCCAAAAGCTGGCGCAGCGAACTGTGCAGGGCGAAATGCAGCTGGGTGGCGTCATCTATTCCGAGTCGGCGGACAAGGCCGCCCGCTTCATCATGAACTGCAACCAGGACCGCATTCCCCTGCTGTTCTTCCAGGACGTGAACGGCTTCATGGTTGGCCGCGACGCCGAGTGGGGTGGCATCGCCAAGGACGGAGCCAAGCTGGTCAACGCCGTGGCCAACAGCGTGGTGCCCAAAATCACGGTGGTGGTAGGAGGGAGCTATGGCGCCGGCAATTACGCCCTGAGTGGTCGGGCCTACAATCCCCGCTTCATGTTTGCCTGGCCCACCGCCAGAATCGCCGTCATGGGAGGCGCACAGGCCGCCAACACGTTGGCAGACATACGGCTGGCAAAAGTGAAGGACGCCACTGCCGAGGACCGGGCAAGCATTGTGGCCGAGGTCAAGGCGCGCTACAAGGAGCAATCCGACCCGCGCTACGCGGCCGCACGGCTGTGGGTGGACGAAATCATTATGCCTGCCGACACCCGGGACGTGCTCATCCGCTGTCTGGAACTCTGTGATCACCAGACCCAGCTGCCGGCGCCCAACTTCGGCCTGTTGCAGGTGTAG
- a CDS encoding acyl-CoA thioesterase: MAGINLTHRHQLRVIYAHTDRMNVVYYGRYFEYFEAARAAFLRRIGIPYEQLEQQGYHLPVVESHCNYLRPATYGDLVTIVTRLDQEPTAKIRLDYLVYRDDEEQIIAKGYTVHSFVNQDLRPVRAPDVFMACVRRHAGQALEGEDVADDT; this comes from the coding sequence GTGGCAGGAATAAACCTTACTCACCGGCATCAGCTGCGGGTGATATATGCCCACACCGACCGGATGAATGTGGTCTACTACGGCCGCTACTTTGAGTATTTTGAGGCTGCCCGAGCCGCCTTTCTCCGGCGCATAGGTATTCCATACGAGCAGCTCGAGCAGCAGGGGTACCACCTGCCTGTGGTGGAGAGCCATTGCAATTACTTAAGACCTGCCACCTACGGTGACCTGGTCACCATTGTCACCCGCCTGGATCAGGAGCCCACCGCGAAGATCAGGCTGGATTACCTGGTCTACCGGGATGACGAAGAACAGATTATCGCCAAGGGCTATACCGTCCACTCCTTTGTGAATCAGGACCTGAGGCCGGTGCGGGCACCTGACGTGTTTATGGCCTGCGTGCGCAGGCATGCCGGCCAAGCATTGGAAGGGGAGGACGTGGCGGACGACACATGA
- a CDS encoding acetyl-CoA carboxylase carboxyltransferase subunit alpha, which yields MANKYLLQFERPLMELEQEIEATKLTALERGIDMSGEIEVLQAKLDREAKSFYQNLTRWQRVQMARHPERPYTLDYVKGITDWSFELHGDRHYADDKAVVGGLAEIDGERVIFIGQQKGRGTRDNVYRNFGMPNPEGYRKAMRLMGLGAKFKRPVISFIDTPGAYPGIGAEERGQAQAIAQNLMFMSTLPVPVIVIVIGEGASGGALGMGVGDRLIMLENTWFSVISPEGCASILYRDASKAEEAADAMRVTPKDLVEMGICDRILPEPLGGAHRDVDAMMVTMKQAVLETLAELRDMPADELVAARIRRYEQLGKWQE from the coding sequence ATGGCGAATAAGTATCTACTCCAGTTCGAAAGGCCCCTGATGGAATTGGAACAGGAGATCGAGGCTACCAAGCTCACGGCTCTGGAGCGTGGCATCGATATGAGCGGGGAGATTGAGGTACTGCAGGCCAAGCTGGACCGCGAGGCGAAGAGTTTTTACCAGAATCTCACCCGCTGGCAGCGCGTTCAGATGGCCCGTCACCCCGAGCGTCCCTATACCCTGGACTATGTGAAGGGTATTACCGACTGGAGCTTCGAGCTGCACGGTGACCGTCACTATGCCGACGATAAGGCGGTGGTGGGAGGGCTGGCCGAGATTGATGGCGAGCGGGTAATTTTCATTGGCCAGCAGAAGGGGCGCGGTACCCGCGATAACGTCTATCGCAATTTCGGCATGCCCAATCCGGAGGGCTATCGTAAGGCCATGCGTCTGATGGGACTGGGCGCCAAGTTCAAACGGCCGGTCATCTCCTTTATCGACACGCCCGGTGCCTATCCGGGCATAGGCGCCGAAGAACGGGGTCAGGCGCAGGCCATCGCACAAAATCTCATGTTTATGTCGACGTTGCCGGTGCCGGTGATCGTCATTGTCATTGGCGAAGGTGCTTCCGGCGGCGCTCTCGGGATGGGCGTTGGGGATCGCCTGATCATGCTGGAAAACACCTGGTTTTCCGTGATCTCGCCCGAGGGCTGCGCATCCATATTGTACCGCGATGCAAGCAAGGCCGAAGAAGCCGCCGATGCCATGCGCGTTACGCCAAAGGACCTGGTTGAGATGGGTATCTGCGATCGTATTTTGCCCGAACCCCTGGGCGGCGCACATCGGGACGTGGACGCCATGATGGTTACCATGAAGCAGGCAGTCCTGGAGACGCTGGCAGAGCTCCGCGACATGCCCGCCGACGAGCTCGTGGCTGCCCGCATCAGGCGTTACGAGCAACTGGGCAAGTGGCAGGAATAA
- a CDS encoding glycosyltransferase, with amino-acid sequence MTLSVIIVSYNVREFVKQCLTALGRAQFDGDLEIQLVDNDSSDGTAQMVRQLFRHVSVIENGQNRGFAAAVNQGVAGTSGEMVLLLNPDTIVGEQSLQVLVDYLRGHPEVGAVGPKILDSDGLLQLSARRSFPGPWVAFVHLSGLGRLFPRSRLFGRNNYTYLDPDSTAEIDAVSGSCMCMPRTIMEEIGPFDETFFMFWEDTDYCYRIHEAGYKVVYHPATKIVHYKGESVRTDPLYNLRAFHDALIAFSRKHAAFVGGGLGLLALRLIIRLRIGFAYVRSYVATFSSLFIDTAVIGAAFFAMILVRFLPDPVFRTREMLVLYVPVVAVYLLLWLAFGALFQIYGRYVLSYSRALIASVVGFLVIATLTYVVRQVAYSRVVLVSASALVAVLLPGWRLLVHLRQATHKVGDHHRAYRPSIFSRRAVILGTTAEDRRIANLILRRPDTGIDPLGFVEGEEAQHVHGEPLPLPILGRTSELRELAVRHRFQEVIVAGESYTNQQLMALLEQTRDRRLLFRIVPHKDDIMLGKANVEYIGNLPFVNVEATLYHRMHLLSKRAFDLLAAGILILLLLPVWPLLGLVYGLERTSVWLRDGGQAKMWVLRRGGAGLRKLPLLWSIFRGELSFVGGDLVDAGQPDPHLLFKPGITGLGQLGPADVQPEVAASYDHYYLQHQSLTLDLEIILKTLLKI; translated from the coding sequence ATGACGCTGTCCGTCATCATTGTCAGCTACAATGTGCGCGAGTTCGTCAAGCAGTGTCTCACGGCGCTGGGCCGGGCGCAATTTGACGGCGACCTGGAAATTCAGCTGGTGGACAACGACTCCTCGGATGGGACCGCCCAGATGGTGCGGCAGCTGTTTCGTCACGTCAGCGTCATTGAGAACGGTCAGAACCGGGGCTTTGCCGCTGCCGTCAATCAGGGCGTAGCCGGCACCTCCGGCGAGATGGTGCTCCTGCTGAATCCCGATACCATCGTCGGGGAACAGTCGTTGCAGGTGTTGGTGGACTACCTGAGGGGCCATCCGGAGGTTGGGGCGGTGGGGCCCAAAATACTGGATAGCGACGGCCTCTTGCAGCTTTCAGCCCGGCGCAGTTTTCCGGGCCCGTGGGTGGCATTTGTCCACCTTTCCGGCCTTGGCCGGCTGTTCCCCCGCAGCCGACTTTTCGGACGCAACAACTACACGTACCTCGATCCTGACAGCACGGCGGAAATCGATGCCGTGAGTGGCTCCTGCATGTGCATGCCCCGCACGATCATGGAGGAAATCGGTCCTTTTGACGAGACCTTTTTCATGTTTTGGGAGGATACCGACTACTGCTACCGTATCCACGAGGCGGGATACAAGGTGGTCTACCATCCGGCCACCAAGATTGTCCATTACAAAGGAGAGAGCGTCAGGACCGATCCCCTCTATAACCTGCGCGCTTTCCACGACGCCCTGATCGCATTTTCCCGGAAGCACGCGGCCTTCGTCGGGGGTGGTCTCGGACTGCTGGCTCTGCGGCTGATCATCCGGTTGCGCATAGGTTTTGCGTACGTCCGCAGCTATGTGGCTACATTCTCTTCGCTCTTCATCGACACCGCGGTTATCGGCGCCGCGTTCTTTGCGATGATCTTGGTGCGCTTCCTGCCCGACCCTGTATTTCGGACCCGGGAAATGCTTGTCCTCTACGTCCCGGTCGTCGCGGTGTACTTGCTGCTCTGGCTGGCTTTCGGCGCGCTGTTTCAAATCTACGGTCGCTACGTCCTTAGTTACAGCCGCGCCCTCATCGCCTCCGTGGTGGGCTTTCTGGTCATCGCGACGCTCACTTACGTCGTGCGTCAGGTGGCCTATTCACGGGTGGTGCTGGTGTCTGCCTCGGCTCTGGTGGCCGTGCTGCTGCCGGGCTGGCGACTGCTTGTTCACCTGCGCCAGGCAACCCACAAGGTGGGGGACCACCATCGGGCCTACCGGCCTTCCATATTTTCCCGCCGCGCCGTGATCCTGGGGACCACAGCCGAGGACCGGCGCATTGCGAACCTGATTCTGCGGCGCCCCGATACCGGCATCGATCCTCTGGGATTTGTTGAGGGTGAGGAAGCCCAGCATGTCCATGGGGAGCCGTTGCCATTGCCGATCCTGGGACGCACCAGCGAGCTCCGTGAACTGGCCGTCCGCCATCGGTTTCAGGAGGTCATCGTGGCGGGGGAGAGCTACACAAATCAGCAGTTGATGGCCCTGCTGGAGCAGACGCGCGACAGGCGGCTCCTGTTCCGGATTGTGCCCCATAAGGACGATATTATGCTGGGCAAGGCCAACGTGGAGTACATCGGCAATTTGCCCTTTGTGAACGTGGAGGCGACGCTCTATCATCGCATGCACCTGCTCTCTAAACGCGCCTTTGACCTGTTGGCCGCCGGGATACTGATTCTCCTGCTGCTCCCCGTGTGGCCGCTGCTGGGGCTGGTCTATGGCTTGGAGCGGACCAGCGTCTGGCTCCGCGATGGCGGGCAGGCAAAAATGTGGGTGCTGCGGCGTGGTGGTGCGGGCCTCAGGAAATTGCCCCTTTTATGGTCCATCTTTCGGGGCGAGCTCAGTTTTGTAGGTGGCGATCTGGTAGACGCTGGTCAGCCGGACCCTCACTTGCTGTTCAAGCCTGGCATCACCGGTCTGGGGCAGCTGGGGCCTGCGGATGTCCAGCCGGAGGTAGCCGCGAGCTATGATCATTATTATCTTCAGCACCAGTCGCTTACCTTGGACCTGGAAATCATTCTGAAGACGCTGCTGAAGATCTGA
- a CDS encoding polyprenol monophosphomannose synthase — MKALVITPTYNERENIPMLLDRIQQAAPGIHVLVVDDNSPDDTSGYVRERALKDGWIHLIERPSKMGLGTAYCTGFLWALERDYAAIIQMDADLSHDPEQIPTLLGLLHEYDLVIGSRYIKGVNVVNWPLGRLILSWSANMYAKILTGVPVWDLTGGYKCWKREVLANLDIPSIRSEGYSFQIETTFRAHYQGYRIVESPIVFVDRTEGSSKMSRGIIFEAVWMVPRLRLTRLLGRLRSSRRKPTRLSGHPKP; from the coding sequence ATGAAAGCATTGGTCATCACGCCCACCTATAACGAGCGGGAGAATATCCCGATGCTGCTCGACCGCATTCAACAGGCCGCCCCCGGCATCCACGTTTTGGTGGTCGATGACAATTCTCCTGATGACACCAGCGGTTATGTTCGCGAAAGGGCCCTGAAAGACGGCTGGATACACCTCATTGAGCGACCCAGCAAGATGGGGTTAGGCACCGCCTACTGCACCGGCTTTCTCTGGGCGCTGGAACGGGACTACGCCGCCATTATCCAGATGGACGCCGACCTGTCTCATGATCCCGAACAGATCCCTACCCTGCTGGGCCTGCTCCATGAATACGATCTGGTCATCGGCAGCCGCTATATCAAGGGCGTAAATGTGGTCAACTGGCCGCTGGGCAGACTGATCCTGAGTTGGTCGGCCAACATGTATGCGAAGATCCTCACCGGTGTGCCGGTGTGGGATCTCACCGGCGGCTACAAATGCTGGAAGCGAGAAGTGTTGGCCAATCTGGACATCCCCTCCATCAGATCTGAAGGCTACTCGTTCCAGATCGAGACGACCTTCAGGGCTCACTACCAGGGCTACCGCATCGTGGAGTCGCCCATTGTATTTGTGGATCGCACGGAGGGGTCCTCGAAAATGTCTCGGGGCATTATCTTCGAAGCGGTCTGGATGGTACCCAGACTGAGGCTCACCCGACTGTTGGGGCGCTTGCGCAGCTCCCGTCGCAAGCCAACCCGTTTAAGCGGCCATCCTAAGCCATGA
- the rfbD gene encoding dTDP-4-dehydrorhamnose reductase, with the protein MPHRVLITGARGQLGRALVKMFSTRLEVLPTAHVPAGDGVPACDVTDWQQVQATVSDFSPDVIINLAALTDVDRNEREPELAKRVNTTGVEHLLSACEQSGARLVQLSSDYVFDGQAGPYLEDDAPAPLNVYGRSKLEAETLVMAGNGHLVIRANVLFGPDLDSDANFIGWVAGSLRKGNRIRVVDDQIGNPTLTTHLAEAIVAAVEQDAVGLYHYGGLEFASRFAFAREIARHAKLPMKLIAPVATAELNQLAPRPLKSGLVCSRMKMELKVQNATLDQALAEAFSVN; encoded by the coding sequence TTGCCGCACCGAGTACTTATCACCGGGGCGCGGGGACAGTTGGGTCGGGCACTGGTAAAGATGTTTTCGACGCGGCTGGAGGTGCTGCCCACGGCCCACGTCCCGGCCGGCGACGGTGTGCCGGCCTGTGATGTCACCGATTGGCAACAGGTGCAGGCTACCGTGTCCGACTTCAGTCCGGATGTCATCATTAACCTTGCAGCACTCACGGATGTGGACCGCAACGAACGGGAACCGGAGCTGGCCAAACGAGTCAACACCACGGGTGTTGAGCATCTGCTTTCAGCCTGTGAGCAATCAGGTGCCCGCCTGGTGCAGCTGAGCAGCGACTATGTCTTTGACGGCCAGGCCGGACCCTATCTGGAGGATGATGCTCCAGCGCCGCTGAATGTTTATGGCCGGTCAAAACTGGAGGCGGAGACGCTGGTAATGGCCGGCAATGGGCATCTCGTGATTCGGGCCAACGTCCTGTTTGGCCCCGACCTCGATTCGGATGCAAATTTCATTGGCTGGGTCGCGGGCTCACTCAGGAAGGGGAATCGGATTCGGGTGGTGGATGACCAGATCGGTAATCCCACCCTTACCACCCACCTGGCCGAGGCGATCGTTGCGGCCGTTGAGCAGGATGCTGTCGGGCTTTATCATTACGGGGGCTTGGAATTTGCCAGCCGGTTTGCCTTTGCCCGGGAAATTGCCCGGCATGCTAAGTTGCCGATGAAACTGATTGCACCCGTGGCAACAGCCGAGCTGAATCAATTGGCGCCCCGGCCCCTTAAGAGCGGTCTGGTCTGCAGCAGGATGAAAATGGAACTGAAGGTTCAAAATGCAACCCTCGATCAGGCGCTGGCAGAGGCATTTTCCGTGAACTAG
- the purE gene encoding 5-(carboxyamino)imidazole ribonucleotide mutase: protein MGSESDRPVMEAALPYLDHFSVPYEVRVLSAHRQPEEVAEYAKQARDKGFGVIIAGAGMAAHLAGALKAHSTLPVIGVPLPGGVADGLDALLATVQMPKGVPVATMSVGQPGAINAAVLAVEILALAEPSLHDRLVQFKARGAKL from the coding sequence ATGGGCAGCGAGAGCGACCGCCCAGTGATGGAGGCGGCGCTCCCGTATCTGGACCATTTTTCAGTGCCCTATGAAGTGCGGGTGCTGTCCGCCCACCGGCAACCTGAGGAAGTGGCCGAGTATGCCAAGCAGGCCAGGGATAAGGGCTTTGGCGTGATCATTGCCGGGGCCGGCATGGCGGCCCACCTGGCCGGCGCTTTGAAAGCGCACTCCACGCTTCCGGTGATCGGCGTGCCCTTGCCGGGCGGCGTTGCTGATGGACTGGATGCGCTGCTGGCCACCGTTCAGATGCCGAAGGGCGTGCCCGTCGCGACCATGAGTGTGGGCCAGCCGGGCGCCATCAATGCCGCTGTTCTGGCGGTGGAGATTCTCGCATTGGCTGAGCCGTCCCTGCATGATCGCCTGGTACAGTTCAAGGCGCGGGGGGCGAAACTTTAG
- a CDS encoding DUF4837 family protein, whose amino-acid sequence MPAHGSRQKRQRLPQGLCLLLILATALAPGCGYLPPVIGQEDLLVILASDEDRPLLEPLLGEVFGRTMATPAPEPYFKVKWASPLEFKSFRRYKSLVIASLSNPADSTGDVLIRKVLGPERLAEARRGGNPIFIATDYLARGQMFMGITALDAIHAQAEISRLSGWIFDRFEQQLRARQLDVVYRHKPEKKLAEELHTKYQWDLRIQHDYLIIRELPAQKFVWLGRGYPYRWLGVHWIDAADTVRLTPDWSWGHMEYVARQLFGAISIDSLFRSNDISAENGHMIYILRGVWAHQTEIAGGPFITYVFRDRAQRRVYFVTGIVFNPGGAKALLLRQQEVMIRTFHTFRDPPATNSQSSDEGLT is encoded by the coding sequence ATGCCTGCGCACGGGTCAAGGCAGAAACGGCAACGCCTACCGCAAGGCCTCTGCCTGCTGCTCATCTTGGCGACGGCCCTGGCGCCGGGCTGCGGCTATCTCCCGCCGGTTATCGGGCAGGAGGATTTGCTGGTAATCCTGGCTTCCGATGAGGACCGGCCCCTGTTGGAGCCCCTTCTGGGCGAGGTCTTCGGCCGCACCATGGCCACCCCGGCCCCGGAACCTTACTTCAAGGTCAAGTGGGCGTCGCCCCTGGAATTCAAATCCTTTCGGCGCTACAAAAGTCTGGTCATCGCCTCCCTATCCAACCCCGCCGATTCCACGGGAGATGTGCTTATCCGGAAGGTTTTGGGGCCTGAACGTCTTGCCGAGGCCAGGCGGGGCGGCAATCCCATATTCATCGCCACGGACTACCTTGCTCGGGGACAGATGTTTATGGGTATCACCGCTCTGGACGCCATCCACGCCCAGGCGGAAATATCACGGCTGAGCGGGTGGATTTTTGACCGTTTCGAGCAGCAGCTCCGCGCCAGGCAACTGGATGTTGTCTACCGCCATAAGCCTGAAAAAAAACTGGCGGAGGAACTGCACACCAAATACCAGTGGGACCTCCGAATTCAGCACGACTACCTGATTATCAGGGAGTTACCGGCCCAGAAATTCGTTTGGTTGGGCCGTGGATATCCCTACCGCTGGTTGGGGGTGCATTGGATTGATGCTGCCGATACGGTGAGGCTCACCCCGGATTGGTCATGGGGCCACATGGAATATGTCGCCAGGCAGCTATTTGGTGCCATCAGTATTGACTCTCTCTTCCGCAGCAACGATATAAGTGCTGAGAACGGCCACATGATTTACATTCTCAGGGGCGTCTGGGCTCATCAGACGGAGATTGCGGGCGGACCCTTTATCACGTACGTTTTCCGTGACCGTGCCCAGCGCAGGGTTTACTTTGTTACTGGTATTGTCTTTAATCCCGGCGGCGCCAAGGCGTTGCTTCTCAGGCAGCAGGAGGTCATGATCCGTACGTTCCATACTTTTCGGGATCCTCCGGCCACGAACTCCCAGTCAAGCGACGAGGGCTTAACTTGA